The region CCGTACGTAAGAAACCAATTCGAGCGCTCGAAACCGCGTTTCTCAAGCTCGTTGTGATATTCGTCTGAGATCCCCTCTGGACGCTTAACCAAAGGGCAGAAGTTGACTCGGGCCAGGGTCAGTCATGAAAAACAAAACGGCCGAGAACCGGACTTACGGTGAACCGCTAGTAGAGTCAGCATTCACACCTTCAGCGCGGTATAGATCATCCTTACCTTTACAACTGTTGTAGCCTACAGCTAATATCCGAGCAACGGTGCTTCCAATGTCGCCTCCTTGAGATACATATCCGCCGGAAAAACCGAGACCTCTCATCAGTTTATCGACAATGCGGGCTGAATCGGCATTCTTAAAGTCTCTATCAAGTGGCGGGCCGGATGAAAAGGTGTATCCAGGTAGTGAAGGCACGATCAGATGATACGGCAGAGTACTGGGAGAGTACTCGTCCTTGAAAAGTTGAAGCAGCGGAAGAAACTCGAAATAGCTCCCTGTCTTGGGAGTGAGATTATGCCTCTGGGTGATACTCAAAATGTCTTACCAGGCCATCCATGAAGCAGCACAATAGGAACCGCATCTGCTTTTTCCGAGAACAGGGCTGCGAAATGAATAGTCAAACCCTCGATCTCAGTTGTGTACTGCGGGAAGATGTTGGCAtgctcttcaactgctcGCCTGCGATAGTTAGGGCCAAGCAATTACGGACAAGGAGGCTCATATACCAGTCGAAATTGTTCAGCCACTCCTCCTTCATGGTAGACAACCACTTATGGGTGACACCATACCGGCCGTCTTCCTGGAGGTTTTCATACGTCTGGGGGGCAGTCCTGGAGAGCCTGAGCAATGTCTTCAAGTCGGAGAGTTGCTCATCCGGAATCGCGACGCGAAACGAAGATGGCGTGATGGTCGCGGTGGAAGGGAGCTTAGTGAAGGGAGCAGTCATCTTGATATGTTGCTTGGTGAAGCAGGAACTGGAGATGAGACGGGGTATCTGATACTATATAGATTGCGGACCGTGGATGCGGGGTTGATGGGCGGACCGAGATCTGCACTGTCATGAAATGTTTTGTCAGCTCGTAGACCTATATCAGAATGACTCACAATTACCTTGTGCGTG is a window of Aspergillus nidulans FGSC A4 chromosome VI DNA encoding:
- a CDS encoding epoxide hydrolase family protein (transcript_id=CADANIAT00010062) → MTAPFTKLPSTATITPSSFRVAIPDEQLSDLKTLLRLSRTAPQTYENLQEDGRYGVTHKWLSTMKEEWLNNFDWRAVEEHANIFPQYTTEIEGLTIHFAALFSEKADAVPIVLLHGWPGSYFEFLPLLQLFKDEYSPSTLPYHLIVPSLPGYTFSSGPPLDRDFKNADSARIVDKLMRGLGFSGGYVSQGGDIGSTVARILAVGYNSCKAVHLNFCPLVKRPEGISDEYHNELEKRGFERSNWFLTYGKAYAEEHGTKPATIGHVLASSPLALLAWIGEKYLDWPDTPFSKHKILELVTLYWFTESFPRAIYPYRQTNPIPPGPSPFLNELYIHKPFGFSYFPKELIPVPESWVAKTGNLVYFKQHSEGGHFAALELPEKFKEDLSEFVTQVWSSASKTYLALRYRSPPTAKTAQK